In the genome of Candidatus Omnitrophota bacterium, one region contains:
- a CDS encoding glycosyltransferase — MKEKLISIVIPSFNSFKTLKQSIKACLSQDYPSEAIEIIVVDDGSTDKTGEFLDKTGIKYIYQDNAGPAAARNTGWKSAKGEIVFFTDSDCLPSLAWVKNLVKYYEDAQVACAGGSYDIANPQNLLASLIHEEIMLRHAKMPLRVKALGSYNFSARKIILEETGGFNQQYPMASGEDNDLSYKIIKKGYALIFDKNVKVCHYHPENPIKYLRTQFWHGFWRVKLYLEHPQMSMGDDYSGLLDYAQPVLALALIITFPFLFFHDLRNIWFALFAAQIFLHLQVGVIMAIRCRNLKYLLFIILSLFRSFARGLGLASALLSRIVVDYRINKR, encoded by the coding sequence ATGAAAGAAAAATTAATTTCTATAGTTATTCCTTCTTTTAATTCTTTTAAGACCCTAAAACAGTCTATTAAGGCCTGCCTTTCTCAGGATTATCCCAGTGAGGCAATAGAGATAATCGTGGTTGATGATGGGTCAACTGATAAGACTGGCGAGTTTCTTGATAAAACAGGCATTAAGTATATCTATCAGGATAACGCCGGACCGGCAGCGGCGCGTAACACCGGATGGAAAAGCGCCAAAGGAGAAATAGTTTTCTTTACCGATTCTGATTGCCTGCCTAGCTTAGCTTGGGTAAAAAATCTTGTGAAATACTATGAAGATGCGCAAGTTGCCTGCGCAGGAGGTTCTTACGATATCGCCAATCCACAAAACCTTTTAGCCAGCCTAATTCATGAAGAGATAATGCTGCGTCATGCCAAGATGCCTTTAAGGGTTAAGGCCTTGGGGTCGTATAACTTTTCTGCCAGAAAAATAATTTTAGAAGAAACAGGAGGATTTAACCAGCAGTATCCCATGGCAAGCGGCGAAGACAATGATTTATCTTATAAAATCATTAAAAAAGGTTATGCGCTTATCTTTGATAAGAATGTTAAAGTCTGCCATTATCATCCGGAGAATCCCATTAAATACTTGCGCACTCAATTCTGGCATGGGTTTTGGAGGGTAAAATTGTATTTGGAGCATCCCCAGATGTCCATGGGTGATGACTATAGCGGCCTCTTAGATTATGCCCAGCCGGTTTTGGCTTTGGCGCTGATTATTACTTTTCCATTCTTATTTTTTCATGATCTGCGCAATATTTGGTTTGCCTTGTTTGCTGCGCAGATATTTTTGCATCTTCAGGTTGGGGTTATTATGGCAATTAGGTGCCGTAATCTTAAGTATCTGCTATTTATAATCCTGTCTTTGTTTAGGTCTTTTGCTAGGGGCTTGGGGTTAGCTTCGGCGCTTTTAAGCAGAATAGTAGTGGACTATCGGATTAATAAGCGATAA
- a CDS encoding radical SAM protein: MKNQLPPPKLTKRIDINTGYSCNLKCSFCYYLNDVKSKNKNKDLSTLRCKNLISYYAAKKMQVLEFTGGEPTIRKDFLELVSFARDKGFKKISLITNGILLSDRSFARRLVENKVEDFLFSLHGSTSDVHDKVTGMPGSYKLLNKAIENLLGLSVKVRCNSVVNGENFSDVYQRAKLFKDLGVKIVNFILFNPIEQAKFSDKKNFICYADVSDKLKRIADDFGPFFNKLTFRYIPFCQMAGYEKHVQNVHQVHYDHDEWNYYLRSFIRENRLKWVGAVGLGMMLLPEKEKWLSWGMEHFKSAAILQAHSFLHKHKFPQCKRCRYGFICGGIWKNYASYYGDRGIKESSGELILQPWHFMGQEQLAHT, from the coding sequence ATGAAAAATCAACTGCCGCCGCCTAAGCTTACCAAAAGGATAGATATAAACACCGGTTATTCTTGCAATCTTAAGTGCTCATTTTGTTATTATCTTAATGATGTGAAGTCTAAGAATAAAAATAAAGATTTGTCTACCCTGCGATGCAAAAATCTTATTTCTTACTATGCCGCCAAGAAGATGCAGGTTTTAGAGTTTACCGGAGGAGAGCCTACTATCCGCAAGGATTTTCTAGAGCTTGTATCTTTCGCAAGAGATAAAGGTTTTAAGAAAATATCTTTGATAACAAACGGGATATTGCTGTCAGATAGGTCTTTTGCTCGACGCTTAGTTGAGAATAAGGTGGAGGATTTTCTTTTTTCTCTGCATGGCTCTACCAGCGATGTTCATGATAAGGTCACCGGTATGCCCGGAAGCTATAAACTTTTAAACAAAGCCATAGAAAATCTTTTAGGTTTATCGGTAAAAGTGCGCTGTAATTCTGTGGTTAACGGAGAGAATTTTTCTGATGTATATCAGCGGGCAAAGCTATTTAAGGACTTGGGGGTAAAAATAGTTAATTTTATACTTTTTAACCCTATTGAACAGGCTAAGTTTTCAGATAAGAAGAATTTTATCTGCTATGCGGATGTTTCCGATAAGCTTAAAAGAATCGCGGATGATTTTGGGCCGTTTTTTAATAAACTTACCTTTCGCTATATCCCTTTTTGTCAGATGGCCGGTTATGAAAAACACGTGCAGAATGTGCATCAGGTGCATTATGATCACGATGAATGGAATTATTATTTGCGTTCCTTTATCAGGGAAAACCGGCTAAAATGGGTTGGGGCAGTAGGCCTAGGCATGATGTTGCTGCCAGAGAAAGAAAAATGGCTTTCCTGGGGCATGGAACATTTTAAATCTGCTGCGATACTGCAGGCGCATAGTTTTCTGCATAAACATAAGTTCCCGCAGTGTAAGAGATGCCGGTATGGTTTTATTTGCGGGGGGATCTGGAAGAATTACGCTTCTTATTATGGTGACCGCGGCATCAAAGAATCTTCCGGGGAACTTATTCTTCAGCCTTGGCATTTTATGGGCCAAGAGCAGCTTGCTCATACGTAA
- a CDS encoding DUF2304 domain-containing protein, whose protein sequence is MQIKIFAISVSVVFLLLVIELIRREKITFKYALMWLVLSSTAIVLAAYENFLFSLAEKLGFKLPSNFIFFVIGIFVVLLSLFLTGYICQQNSRTEKLAQEIGILKEELSRLKKK, encoded by the coding sequence ATGCAAATAAAGATATTCGCCATAAGCGTATCGGTTGTATTCTTATTGTTAGTTATTGAGCTTATCCGCAGGGAGAAAATAACTTTTAAATACGCGCTTATGTGGCTTGTATTGTCATCAACAGCGATTGTTTTAGCTGCCTATGAGAATTTCTTGTTTTCTTTGGCGGAAAAGCTGGGTTTCAAGCTTCCCAGTAATTTTATATTTTTTGTGATCGGAATATTTGTAGTTTTGTTGAGTTTGTTCTTAACTGGTTATATCTGCCAGCAGAATAGCCGCACGGAAAAACTTGCTCAGGAAATAGGCATTTTAAAAGAAGAGCTTTCTAGGCTGAAGAAGAAATAA
- a CDS encoding glycosyltransferase family 2 protein, with translation MQPGAAAVKTLVIIPALNESGNILKVVSGIKSAMLDVDILVVDDGSFDNTAQLAEDTAASVIRLPFNLGIGGAVQTGFKYAHLNGYDAVVQFDADGQHDASFIKDILDPVLKENVDLCVGSRFLAKDAYYKSSFLRRVGIKFFSCLISLLTGQKTTDPTSGFRATGKKLIALFSCCYPIDFPEPEGIVIARCYNAKIKEVPVRMHPRQSGVSSIRFLKSGYYMFKVTLAVILCLLKKRSYKVCK, from the coding sequence ATGCAGCCTGGGGCGGCGGCCGTTAAGACCTTGGTTATTATTCCGGCTTTGAATGAGTCAGGAAACATCCTGAAAGTTGTTTCCGGCATTAAAAGTGCGATGCTTGATGTGGATATTTTAGTGGTAGATGACGGCTCATTTGATAATACTGCGCAATTAGCTGAAGATACAGCAGCTTCAGTTATAAGGCTTCCTTTTAATTTGGGTATAGGCGGGGCAGTGCAAACCGGCTTTAAGTATGCCCATCTTAATGGATATGATGCTGTTGTGCAATTTGATGCCGATGGCCAGCACGATGCCAGTTTTATAAAGGACATACTTGATCCGGTTCTGAAAGAAAATGTAGATCTTTGCGTAGGCAGCAGATTTCTGGCAAAAGACGCCTATTATAAGTCTTCTTTCTTAAGGCGAGTGGGCATTAAGTTTTTTTCTTGCTTGATAAGCTTGTTGACCGGACAGAAAACCACTGATCCGACATCGGGTTTTCGCGCCACAGGAAAAAAGTTGATCGCCTTGTTTTCTTGCTGTTACCCGATTGATTTTCCGGAGCCCGAAGGAATAGTTATCGCCCGTTGCTATAATGCCAAGATAAAAGAAGTTCCAGTTAGAATGCATCCGCGTCAGTCAGGCGTTTCTTCAATAAGGTTTTTGAAATCCGGTTATTACATGTTTAAGGTAACATTAGCGGTTATTCTATGTCTTCTTAAGAAAAGGAGCTATAAGGTATGCAAATAA